The segment ttgatgaaataaaaaaaagtacgattttatcatatgaggagcaaaaatcgtacttttttcctcaagtcaatttttgatgggtttcaaagctaaaattgaataaatattcattctatttaaagtcgatttccattgatatctgatcgatttttgatgaaataaaaaaaagtacgattttatcatatgaggagcaaaaatcgtacttttttcctcaagtcaatttttgatgggtttcaaagctaaaattgaataaattcattctaaagtcgatttccattgatatctgatcgatttttgatgaaataaaaaaaagtacgattttatcatatgaggagcaaaaatcgtacttttttcctcaagtcaatttttgatgggtttcaaagctaaaattgaataaatattcattctaaagtcgatttccattgctatctgatcgatttttgatgaaataaaaaaaagtacgattttatcatatgaggagcaaaaatcgtacttttttcctcaagtcaatttttgatgggtttcaaagctaaaattgaataaatattcattctaaagttgatttccattgatatctgatcgatttttgatgaaataaaaaaaagtacgattttatcatatgaggagcaaaaatcgtacttttttcctcaagtcaatttttgatgggtttcaaagctaaaattgaataaatattcattctatttaaagtcgatttccattgatatctgatcgatttttgatgaaataaaaaaaagtacgattttatcatatgaggagcaaaaatcgtacttttttcctcaagtcaatttttgatgggtttcaaagctaaaattgaataaatattcattctaaagtcgatttccattgctatctgatcgatttttgatgaaataaaaaaaagtacgattttatcatatgaggagcaaaaatcgtacttttttcctcaagtcaatttttgatgggtttcaaagctaaaattgaataaatattcattctaaagtcgatttccattgctatctgatcgatttttgatgaaataaaaaaaagtacgattttatcatatgaggagcaaaaatcgtacttttttcctcaagtcaatttttgatgggtttcaaagctaaaattgaataaatattcattctaaagtcgatttccattgctatctgatcgatttttgatgaaataaaaaaaagtacgattttatcatatgaggagcaaaaatcgtactttttttctcaagtcaattttcaaccaacttttgatgggttcaaagctaaaatttaataaatattcattctaaagtcgatttccattgctatctgatcgatttttgatgaaataaaaaaaagtacgattttatcatatgaggagcaaaaatcgtacttttttcctcaagtcaatttttgatgggtttcaaagctaaaattgaataaatattcattctaaagtcgatttccattgctatctgatcgatttttgatgaaataaaaaaaagtacgattttaaaatatgaggagcaaaaatcgtaaagtcaatttttgatgggttttaaaaaaaaataattctaaatgtacttttttcctcaagtcaaatttttttgatgaaataaaaaaaagtacgattttatctttttgctcaaaacttttaatttccaaaatttttgaaaataaaaaaaaaaaaataaaaaaaaaacaattgaaactttttgctcaaaaattaatttcagaaaataaaaaaacaattaagaataacaatgaattttttttttattttatttttttttaaactttaaaaattatatattttggaaagaaaaatcttcgaaattaattttttttaataaatttctttgaaaatttctgaaaaaataaataaaaataattttaagacgcctattaaataaaacttaacaaacaaaaagaaaaatttgagattttttttataatttttcctgCTCCTCCGTGAACTGCGTAAGCAATCCATACTCAATCGGAATGTTCAAATACTCCGTGCCGTCGCCcgctctttttattttcaccaTTTTATGATCCAAAAATTCCGTAAGCTGCGCCCTGAGTGCCAAATCGCTGCTCACGAGGAAATTTTCGCGACAACTCGAATACAAATCCTTAAACGCCATGCCTTGATAATTCGGATTTCCCTTGTTATTCAACTGACTCCTTACGATAATCATGTAAATGCCTCTGCCGTTCGTCGTGAGCGACAAGAAAACGTTTTTCATCGAACTCAGAGCCAACGCGCCCGAATTCTGTATCAACATCGAATTTTCGTACGCGGTTTCGTCTTTATACGGCAACATTGTCGTGCAATCCCACCAAATAAAGTTGTAACTCGTGAGTTTCGAATAATCCCAGAGCAGGGGCGTGTTAATGTGATCAATTGTCGcgattaaatgaatatttggcACAGAAGCGAGTCGACTGAGAACACTTTGGGCACGATCATTCCTCAACATGACGCCATCCAAGTTgtgaacgagcaaaaaaagatGCGTTTCgggaattttcttgaattctgACTCGATTTGGTCGACAAGAAGTTCGGGAGTGCCCGTCGGCGACACTTCCAAGACATCAACGATGATCGCATCGAGAATTTCCTTCAACGTGAGTGAcggaaaaaatccattaatcaCAATTACGGGCTTTTCCGCTAAAATTTCCTTGTGAAATTGACTCAAAAGGTTCCTTTTCGACCCCAATCCGTGCATCACGATGTTAAATCCCTCGTTAAAGAGGAAAATCCACTTTGCGAATTGCGTTCGGTACTCCTCGTTCATggcttttatcgatttttcgtGCGCATTTGTGAGCGACATCTcagataaaagtttaaaaagtttgtcgTGCTCTAAACGGGGATTTTTCAGGCGATCCAAGGTGTGATTTGACGTCGTAACCTTCGAACTGGCATGAGAATTGAAGTAAGTATCACTTTCGAGCACGTATTGGACATCTTTGCGATTTCGCCCGCGTCCTGAAGCGGAAGGTGTCATCGGGAATTGAATGGCAGTTGGTTTCTTTGGTGCTTTTTGTACTTCAGAAGTGTCGGAATTGTCACTGGCGGCATCGTCTTCGTCATTTTCGGAGGAAGAAGTGCTCGAATCGGGGTTGTAATCGCTGTGATCGGAGCTGAAATCGTCTTCTGAATCGTTGGCGAGGgcgatttttgttaattctataagaaaaaattaattaatttttttttaaagagtttgaaaaaaattttgacaggtaaaaatttgacatttcaaaaataatttttgatttttcgagCTCTAAAAGtgagatttttgttaaaaattaacataaaatataaaaaaattacttaaaactgaattaatgaacgaaatttcaataattttaaatttttttgacagctaactttttgacagatgtcaaaatttttttcaaaatgtcaaattttgaattttttaaaaatatttttgactaaatttacattcttcaattatttagaattcaaaaatttttttttttccaaattttataaatataaacttcGTGTTTTGACGTAagtaaaatttgacagctgtcaaaatgttagctaaaattaaatttttgaaaaatttttagatatttcttgccattttaacaaatttttatttaaaaagcttcaaaattcttcaaaaaataattttttaattatattttataaaaatttaatttttttgacatttaaaaaatttgacagctgtcaaaattttgttaaaattcatttttggaaCTTTTTAAGGGTAtagtttgtcatttttaacaaaatttatgttaaaattttctaaaattcaaattttggaaacttttataaaaatttattatttttgacgtaagaaaattttgacagctgtcaaatttatttgctaaaaatcaattttttaccattttgagggtatttttttgccttttaaaactaattttatatttgaagaGCTTCGAAactgttcaaaaattgaattttcaacaatatttttcccaaatttaatttttttgacatttaaaaaatttgacacctgtcaaaatttaaactgtaaatttcgaaaattttctaaaattaaaattttgggaaacttaaaaaaatttatcatttttaacataagaaaattttgacagctgtcaaaaaattttctataacgtaaatttttgtcaaatttaataatttttaaaaatttttaacttaaaaatcaaaaaattcctcaatatttgacttaaatttcaaaaattcatctgtataaattatattttcaaactttctcatcaaaaaatttaacttactttctttaattttactccTCACATGACTCGGAGTCTTCATCACATTCCTTTTAGCAGCCGACTTCGGAGTATTTTGCAAATTCTGAGGCGTTTTTGGCGTGTTATAAGCCAACAACGACATCCCATCACGTTTTTTGGGGGTTTTAAAGCCAAACATTTGACTTCCGGCGACATCTATCTCTTCAGTGAACAAATTTTCCGGCTTTTCTGCAGCATCTAGCTCTTCCAAATCGCTTTCCGGCTCATCTTTGTCACTTTCTTCATCGTCCAAGGGcttttttgtgcgttttttACGCGACGGCGACTCGTAAACAAATCCTTCGTCGAGTTTTTTCGACTTTCGTCCCCTTGTCGACTTCCGCACGGGACTTTCGGCGAGAATATCTGACACATCAAGTGCTGCATTTTCCAAAGCTTTTGTACTGAGAGCCCGTTCACGACGAGGTTTCTTCTCGGGAGTTGCTTCGTCGTCTTCCTCGTCGATCGTGTAAGCGGGTTTGACGCTGCGACGCGTactttttctcgaattttccttttcttccaAGACATTTTCCACAATATCGCTAATTTGCGAGGAAAGGCGACGAGAAGTGCGTCTTCCGGTcattttcacacacaaaaattaaatgttttgatttgaaaaggGCGCAAAACTGATGAAAGAATGCCggaaatgtgctttgggacGTGCAactgggttaaaaattgacaataacAAAAGGCGGTCTTgtgaaattcttcaatttttgataatttttaattgaatttcgggCAAAAACGCAGCTTTGAGATGTTCAAAGCGAAAAAATCGCGACCTTTGCTCAGCCAAAAGAGTCAAATTGGGGCGTCGCAGTCTTCAAACACGGAAAATGAGAGTGAAAACATTCCTTTGGGACAGCAAGTGGtaagtttttcatcaaaatcttactgaaaattcattaaaaaccttttttagACCTCAAAAGATGATGAAGATTTATTTATCGCCCCAAGTCAGGAAGTTAGTTTGTCATTTCATGACATGAGATCCCAAAGAAACGACAGAagacggtaatttttttcatttttaacccaattttaatcgttttaatGCCTTTTTCTTGCAGTTTCTTGTCTCAACGAAGTCAAGCTCGTTTCACTTTGAGCCAATCTCAAGGAAATTTGACCTCAAAACGCATCCCGAAGACTTATTTTGAGCAAATTCTCACACAAACGGGCGTTTCGTACGAAAACGACGTCTATTTGCTCGACTGTGACGTCTTCCGTTTCCAATCTCTGCTCGACGATGCCATCACAAAAGCCGACAACTACCCACAAAACGTCGCCATCATCGTTGAAGACATCAAAACGATCTTCGCCATGCCCGGAGATGAAGAACGGCGAAAATTAATGGCAACAGTGCACTTCAAATATCCCTATTCGGAGGAAAATCCCGAGCCAGTGGTGCACGAAAGCATCGGAAACAGCatgttaaagtttttgttgcaaaatttgaGGCTTCAGAAGCAAATGTTCACAGTTTACTTTCGAGAAGTCGCAAAAAGGGCAAAACCCACGAATGAAGCGGAATTTCGGGAGTTTGCGGTGATCGTTGAACAGATGCGAATGGTGAACTTTCGCGAAAATTCGGATTTTATTTATGCGAAATACTTTGAAATACTCGCGGAATGCAATGTGAGGGCACGAGAAACGTTGATTTGTGGCATTATTGATTTTGTGGAGCAAAGAAAGCATACAGCTGCGATGGAACAAATTATGTaagtgattaatttattttataaaagtaattttttcatcaattgttcgatgaaatttttctattttttttttttttttgtatttaaaattttatcaggtaatttgaaattttttttttcaaaagctttctaagtttttaaaattaattattattttaaaactaaatttaaaattaaatttttaaaacatgtaaaataattattttttatttttcaaattttatttttctttaaatttatttttttataattttatttaatttttaattaaattttattttcttttatttttttaatacataaatttttaaaaattatttctttcttatttaaaattatttttttttttaatttttactttcagtaaaaatttttttttcagtttcaattttttagcagttttgagttagaaaatgattaaaaatgataaattagagctctctgacagatttttatccatttggagcaaaatttgacaaaaaatgctttgacacagtttttgacacagtttttttgctcttgatttagtttttaaaacaaaactatgtcaaaggaaaaattttttttcagtttcaattttttggcagttttgagttataaaatgattaaaaatgataaattagagctctctgacaaatttttatccatttggagcaaaatttgacaaaaaatgctttgacacagtttttgacacagtttttttgctcttgatttagtttttaaaacaaaactatgtcaaaggaaaaattttttttcagtttcaattttttggcagttttgagttagaaaatgattaaaaatgataaattagagccctctgacaaatttttatccatttggagcaaaatttgacaaaaaatgctttgacacagtttttgacacagtttttttgctcttgatttagtttttaaaacaaaactatgtcaaaggaaaaattttttttcagtttcaattttttggcagttttgagttagaaaatgattaaaaatgataaattagagccctctgacaaatttttatccatttggagcaaaatttgacaaaaaatgctttgacacagtttttgacacagtttttttgctcttgatttagtttttaaaacaaaactatgtcaaaggaaaaattttttttcagtttcaattttttggcagttttgagttataaaatgattaaaaatgataaattagagccctctgataaatttttatccatttggagcaaaatttgacaaaaaatgctttgacacagtttttgacacagtttttttgctcttgatttagtttttaaaacaaaactatgtcaaaggaaaaattttttttcagtttcaattttttggcagttttgagttagaaaatgattaaaaatgataaattagagccctctgacaaatttttatccatttggagcaaaatttgacaaaaaatgctttgacacagtttttgacacagtttttttgctcttgatttagtttttaaaacaaaactatgtcaaaggaaaaattttttttcagtttcaattttttggcagttttgagttagaaaatgattaaaaatgataaattagagccctctgacaaatttttatccatttggagcaaaatttgacaaaaaatgctttgacacagtttttgacacagtttttttgctcttgatttagtttttaaaacaaaactatgtcaaaggaaaaattttttttcagtttcaattttttggcagttttgagttagaaaatgattaaaaatgataaattagagccctctgacaaatttttatccatttggagcaaaatttgacaaaaaatgctttgacacagtttttgacacagttttgctcttgatttagtttttaaaacaaaactgtgtcaaagaaaatattttttttcagtttcaattttttggcagttttgagttagaaaatgattaaaaatgataaattagagccctctgacaaatttttatccatttggagcaaaatttgacaaaaaatgctttgacacagtttttgacacagtttttttgctcttgatttagtttttaaaacaaaactatgtcaaaggaaaaattttttttcagtttcaattttttggcagttttgagttataaaatgattaaaaatgataaattagagccctctgacaaatttttaatgatttaaaatgctttagtttttgacacagtttttttgctcttgatttagtttttaaaacaaaactatgtcaaaggaaaaattttttttatcaattttttggcagttttgagttagaaaatgattaaaaatgataaattagagccctctgacaaatttttatccatttggagcaaaatttgacaaaaattgctttgacacagtttttgacacagtttttttgctcttgatttagtttttaaaacaaaactatgtcaaaggaaaaattttttttcagtttcaattttttggcagttttgagttagaaaatgattaaaaatgataaattagagctctctgacaaatttttatccatttggagcaaaatttgacaaaaaatgctttgacacagtttttgacacactatgtcaaaggaaaaatttttttttcaattttttggcagttttgagttagaaaatgatttggagcaaaatttgacaaaaaaaaatgacacagtttttgacacagtttttttgctcttgatttagtttttaaaacaaaactatgtcaaaggaaaaattttttttcagtttcaattttttggcagttttgagttagaaaatgattaaaaatgataaattagagccctctgacaaatttttatccatttggagcaaaatttgacaaaaaatgctttgacacagtttttgacacagtttttttgctcttgatttagtttttaaaacaaaactatgtcaaaggaaaaattttttttcagtttcaattttttggcagttttgagttagaaaatgattaaaaatgataaattagagccctctgacaaatttttatccatttggagcaaaatttgacaaaaattgctttgacacagtttttgacacagtttttttgctcttgatttagtttttaaaacaaaactatgtcaaaggaaaaattttttttcagtttcaattttttggcagttttgagttagaaaatgattaaaaatgataaattagagccctctgacaaatttttatccatttggagcaaaatttgacaaaaaatgctttgacacagtttttgacacagtttttttgctcttgatttagtttttaaaacaaaactatgtcaaaggaaaaattttttttcagattcaattttttggcagttttgagttataaaatgattaaaaatgataaattagagccctctgacaaatttttatccatttggagcaaaatttgacaaaaattgctttgacacaattttgaagaaaaaactaaGTCAAGCCCGTTAAAACCcgtcaaggaaaaaattttttatttttttttttcataaaatttatttaaataatttttataattttaaatttattttttttattaaaatttatatttttttcagggaaAACATTGCATCTCCAGATGAACTTTTCACTCCGAAACATCTCGCAACATTcgcaaatttattactttccaCGGAAACGCTCAACAAAGTCCGTGAAAAAGTCATCGCCTACATCAAAAACGGCGCCCCGAAGCAACTTTTGTACGATTTGGTCAGTTTCATGGCAAAATTAAATCCCGACGAGACCGAAACGTATCACGAAGTCGTCACTGAGATCCGCGACGCCGTAAATTGGTGCATGGAAGACTCGGAAACGAAAATTTCGCTCTTCAATCTCGTTCGTCGCATCGTAAATCGCTGCGATATCTCGCGTCGCAACTggctcaagtcaattttgtaCGTCACCAATGCGCGCGATCACAAAATTATCGATCCCGTGGTCTGTTTCATGA is part of the Culicoides brevitarsis isolate CSIRO-B50_1 chromosome 3, AGI_CSIRO_Cbre_v1, whole genome shotgun sequence genome and harbors:
- the LOC134833882 gene encoding origin recognition complex subunit 2 produces the protein MTGRRTSRRLSSQISDIVENVLEEKENSRKSTRRSVKPAYTIDEEDDEATPEKKPRRERALSTKALENAALDVSDILAESPVRKSTRGRKSKKLDEGFVYESPSRKKRTKKPLDDEESDKDEPESDLEELDAAEKPENLFTEEIDVAGSQMFGFKTPKKRDGMSLLAYNTPKTPQNLQNTPKSAAKRNVMKTPSHVRSKIKEKLTKIALANDSEDDFSSDHSDYNPDSSTSSSENDEDDAASDNSDTSEVQKAPKKPTAIQFPMTPSASGRGRNRKDVQYVLESDTYFNSHASSKVTTSNHTLDRLKNPRLEHDKLFKLLSEMSLTNAHEKSIKAMNEEYRTQFAKWIFLFNEGFNIVMHGLGSKRNLLSQFHKEILAEKPVIVINGFFPSLTLKEILDAIIVDVLEVSPTGTPELLVDQIESEFKKIPETHLFLLVHNLDGVMLRNDRAQSVLSRLASVPNIHLIATIDHINTPLLWDYSKLTSYNFIWWDCTTMLPYKDETAYENSMLIQNSGALALSSMKNVFLSLTTNGRGIYMIIVRSQLNNKGNPNYQGMAFKDLYSSCRENFLVSSDLALRAQLTEFLDHKMVKIKRAGDGTEYLNIPIEYGLLTQFTEEQEKL